A single window of Anderseniella sp. Alg231-50 DNA harbors:
- the paaG gene encoding 2-(1,2-epoxy-1,2-dihydrophenyl)acetyl-CoA isomerase PaaG, which translates to MEYSDITFDLNDNLAVVTLNRPDKLNSTTRNMHAELRSAFDEIESNGARAVLLTGAGRAFCAGQDLADLRMDGPGEILELLEDDFNPLVARIRNLPMPVVCAVNGVAAGAGANLALACDIILAGRSASFLQAFARIGLIPDAGGTWTLPRQVGEARAKGMAMLAEPLPAEKALEWGLIWQVSDDDDLMDDATRIASRLARQPTKAFSLIKQAINASSSHGLDAHLAVEAKLQAEAAASHDYDEGVSAFLEKRKPVFKGE; encoded by the coding sequence ATGGAATACTCCGACATCACATTCGATCTCAACGACAATTTGGCGGTTGTGACGCTTAACCGCCCCGACAAGTTGAACTCGACGACCCGCAATATGCATGCGGAGTTACGGTCAGCATTCGATGAAATAGAGAGTAACGGCGCGCGCGCGGTACTGCTTACTGGTGCGGGCAGGGCGTTTTGCGCAGGCCAGGACCTGGCCGACCTGCGGATGGACGGGCCCGGTGAGATTCTGGAGCTGCTGGAAGATGATTTCAATCCGCTGGTGGCCCGGATCCGCAACCTGCCGATGCCGGTGGTGTGTGCGGTAAACGGGGTTGCAGCAGGTGCCGGAGCCAATCTAGCGCTGGCCTGCGATATTATTCTGGCTGGCCGGTCGGCGTCCTTCCTGCAGGCGTTTGCCCGCATCGGCCTGATCCCCGATGCCGGCGGCACCTGGACGCTGCCGAGACAGGTCGGCGAGGCGCGCGCCAAGGGAATGGCGATGCTGGCCGAGCCCTTGCCCGCGGAAAAGGCGCTGGAATGGGGGTTGATCTGGCAGGTGAGTGATGACGACGACCTGATGGACGATGCCACCCGGATTGCAAGCCGGTTGGCGAGGCAGCCCACCAAGGCGTTTTCGCTGATAAAACAGGCAATTAATGCATCATCTTCACACGGATTGGATGCCCACCTGGCGGTTGAAGCCAAACTACAGGCGGAAGCAGCAGCGAGTCACGACTACGACGAGGGCGTTTCGGCTTTTCTGGAAAAACGCAAGCCGGTGTTCAAAGGCGAGTGA
- a CDS encoding FAD-dependent monooxygenase: MQNGSEFDVVVAGAGPAGLASACLLAQAGCRIACIAPGIELLTSPRSDEPVRRTVALMQPAIRLLATLGVWPGKLQPGSAPLELLKIVDDTLATFSAPTVTFSSSELGEGPFGWNIPLDLLVHELAHAAKAAGVTLINASVRGCQLGAGKAELSLDTEAKLGAVVVIAADGRQSVLRRDAGISVNEWQYDQTALALSFSHTSAHHGMSVEYHKTSGPFTTVPLPGNKSSLVWMVRPHDVDPICALSEDQLAARLQLEMHGDLGLVEDVTTPATIPMTGMAARKFAANRVLLVGEAAHVVPPIGAQGLNMSLRDAAFAAEAISDALRLYEDPGSDKLCAAYDTARRADVVPRQAAVDTMNRSLISEFFPLHLGRAVGMTALQHIPPLKRRAMLEGMNPTGSLPRAMRG, translated from the coding sequence ATGCAAAACGGGTCTGAGTTTGATGTGGTGGTTGCCGGTGCCGGTCCAGCCGGCCTGGCATCGGCCTGCCTGCTGGCCCAGGCTGGATGCCGCATCGCCTGCATAGCTCCAGGCATTGAGCTGCTGACATCGCCACGCTCCGATGAACCTGTCCGGCGCACCGTTGCCCTGATGCAACCCGCCATTCGGTTGCTTGCAACGCTTGGCGTCTGGCCGGGCAAACTGCAACCCGGCAGCGCCCCGCTTGAACTGCTTAAAATCGTAGACGATACCCTCGCCACGTTTTCCGCACCCACGGTCACTTTTTCTTCAAGTGAACTCGGAGAAGGTCCATTCGGCTGGAACATCCCGCTGGACTTGCTGGTGCATGAACTGGCCCACGCGGCAAAGGCTGCCGGTGTTACCCTGATCAACGCATCCGTACGCGGCTGCCAGCTTGGCGCGGGCAAGGCGGAACTGTCACTGGACACCGAAGCCAAGTTGGGTGCCGTTGTCGTTATCGCTGCAGATGGGCGCCAGTCCGTCCTGCGTCGGGACGCCGGCATCTCCGTCAATGAATGGCAATATGACCAGACCGCCCTTGCACTCAGCTTTTCCCACACCTCGGCGCATCACGGCATGTCTGTCGAATATCACAAGACGTCCGGCCCGTTTACCACGGTGCCCCTGCCCGGCAACAAATCAAGCCTGGTATGGATGGTCCGGCCGCATGACGTCGACCCGATCTGCGCACTTTCCGAAGATCAACTGGCCGCACGGTTGCAACTTGAGATGCACGGTGACCTGGGCCTCGTTGAAGACGTGACAACACCGGCCACCATTCCCATGACCGGCATGGCCGCCCGCAAGTTCGCTGCAAATCGAGTGTTGCTGGTGGGAGAAGCCGCCCATGTCGTGCCGCCCATCGGCGCGCAGGGCCTGAATATGAGCTTGCGGGACGCCGCCTTTGCAGCGGAAGCCATCTCTGATGCCCTTCGCCTGTACGAAGACCCAGGCAGCGACAAATTGTGCGCCGCCTACGATACCGCCAGACGCGCAGACGTGGTGCCGCGCCAGGCCGCGGTGGACACCATGAACCGCTCGCTGATCTCCGAATTCTTCCCGCTGCACCTCGGCCGCGCCGTCGGCATGACCGCCCTGCAGCACATCCCGCCCCTGAAACGCCGGGCCATGCTGGAGGGCATGAATCCCACCGGTTCGCTACCGCGGGCAATGCGGGGCTAG
- a CDS encoding GFA family protein — protein MEPEITSTPFGGFFGRELPIMCRAENGNNVERGNCCMLKGTCHCGEISWTLDALPESVTACNCTICRRYGVLWAYGYIGYDIQVTGQTSTYQRRDSEDVDVHFCTICGCVTHYVASFESENGRKRTAVNVRMSDPSPISEIPIRHFEGHDSFRELPGDGRTVKDMWF, from the coding sequence ATGGAACCAGAGATTACTTCCACGCCTTTCGGGGGATTTTTCGGCCGGGAACTGCCGATTATGTGTCGCGCAGAGAACGGCAACAATGTCGAGAGAGGAAATTGCTGTATGCTGAAAGGAACATGCCACTGCGGCGAAATTAGCTGGACACTCGATGCGTTGCCAGAGTCCGTCACGGCCTGCAATTGTACGATTTGTCGGCGCTACGGCGTCCTTTGGGCCTACGGGTATATCGGCTATGACATTCAAGTGACCGGGCAAACAAGTACCTATCAGCGTCGCGATAGCGAAGATGTTGACGTACACTTCTGCACCATTTGTGGGTGTGTGACGCACTACGTTGCAAGTTTTGAGAGCGAAAACGGGCGAAAACGGACTGCCGTAAATGTACGGATGTCTGACCCTTCACCGATCAGCGAGATACCAATCCGTCACTTTGAGGGGCACGACAGCTTTAGAGAACTTCCGGGTGACGGTCGGACGGTGAAGGACATGTGGTTTTGA
- a CDS encoding CoA transferase, producing the protein MTGTSASAQPLSGIKVLDFSTLLPGPMATLFLVEAGAQVIKIERPGDGEEMRSYEPKWGREPASFAMLNRGKQSLALDLKSDRQLEFLLPLIREADIVVEQFRPGVMDRLGLGYDAMALVNPGIIYCSITGYGQTGDRVEKTGHDLNYIGDTGLLSLSMGPEANPTVPPFLAADIAGGTYPAVVNILLALLNREKTGEGTHLDIAMADNMFMLMWWAIGNGLASGFWPANGTSLLTGGSPRYQIYPTSDGRHVAVAALEQKFWDGFCEAVKLAPEFHNDQSDPAGTIEAVRSLISEFPGYHWEPILAQANCCCTVVKTLPEAMRDMHFHGRGLFDHTLVNEAGDTLPATPVAVAPQFRDDASVEKAAPGVGAHNDIVLNQK; encoded by the coding sequence ATGACAGGCACTTCAGCATCCGCACAGCCGTTGAGCGGGATCAAGGTTCTCGACTTTTCGACACTGCTGCCGGGCCCTATGGCGACCCTGTTTCTGGTTGAGGCCGGCGCACAGGTGATCAAGATTGAACGGCCCGGTGATGGCGAAGAGATGCGCTCCTACGAACCCAAATGGGGCCGGGAACCCGCCAGCTTCGCCATGCTCAACCGCGGAAAACAGTCGCTGGCGCTGGATCTGAAATCCGATCGGCAACTGGAGTTTCTGCTGCCGCTTATCCGGGAAGCTGACATTGTGGTCGAGCAGTTTCGTCCCGGCGTGATGGACAGATTGGGGCTGGGCTACGATGCCATGGCTCTGGTCAATCCGGGGATCATCTATTGTTCCATTACCGGATATGGCCAGACCGGCGACCGGGTCGAGAAAACCGGACATGACCTGAATTACATCGGGGATACCGGCTTGCTGTCGCTGAGCATGGGGCCGGAAGCCAACCCGACTGTGCCGCCGTTCCTGGCGGCGGATATCGCCGGCGGGACCTATCCAGCGGTTGTGAACATTCTTCTGGCGCTTCTGAACCGCGAAAAGACCGGCGAGGGTACGCATCTCGATATCGCCATGGCGGACAACATGTTCATGCTGATGTGGTGGGCGATCGGCAATGGCCTGGCGTCCGGGTTCTGGCCTGCAAACGGCACCAGCCTCTTGACCGGCGGCTCGCCGCGCTACCAGATTTATCCGACATCCGATGGCCGGCATGTTGCCGTTGCCGCACTGGAGCAGAAGTTCTGGGACGGGTTTTGTGAAGCCGTCAAGCTTGCTCCTGAATTCCACAACGACCAGTCGGACCCGGCTGGTACGATCGAAGCCGTCCGGTCACTGATTTCGGAGTTTCCGGGCTATCACTGGGAGCCCATCCTGGCGCAGGCGAACTGCTGCTGCACGGTGGTAAAGACTTTGCCGGAAGCCATGCGCGACATGCATTTTCACGGCCGTGGCCTGTTCGACCACACGCTTGTCAATGAAGCAGGCGATACACTGCCGGCGACACCGGTGGCCGTCGCACCGCAGTTTCGTGACGATGCCAGTGTGGAGAAGGCCGCCCCCGGCGTGGGTGCGCACAACGATATCGTGCTCAACCAGAAATAG
- a CDS encoding aldolase/citrate lyase family protein, giving the protein MKLPSQFYKPLAIGAPAPMREPPVKIERMIHFLPPQIEKMRNKVESLIPQVDVILGNLEDAIPADDKIAAREGFIEMALAHDYGTTGLWTRINCLNSPWALDDITRCVLEAGNKLDVMMLPKVEGAWDIHYLDQLLAQLEARAGITRPIMIHAILETAQGVKNVEEIAAASPRMHGMSLGPADLAASRGMKTTRVGGGHPHYGVLADGSVHGARDSSARPFYQQDLWHYTVGKMVDACAANGIKAFYGPFGDFSDPDACEAQFRNAFLQGCLGAWSLHPSQVEIAKRVFSPDPAEVKFALRILEAMPDGTGAVMIDGKMQDDATWKQARVIADLARLVAAKEPDMAEIYGL; this is encoded by the coding sequence ATGAAACTTCCATCGCAATTCTATAAGCCGCTCGCCATAGGCGCCCCTGCCCCCATGCGCGAACCCCCTGTCAAGATTGAACGGATGATCCATTTCCTGCCACCGCAGATAGAAAAGATGCGCAACAAGGTGGAAAGCCTGATTCCACAAGTCGACGTCATTCTCGGAAACCTCGAAGACGCGATCCCCGCCGATGACAAGATCGCTGCCCGTGAGGGTTTCATTGAAATGGCGCTGGCGCATGATTATGGCACCACCGGCTTGTGGACGCGCATCAATTGCCTGAACAGCCCATGGGCGCTCGATGACATTACCCGGTGTGTGCTGGAAGCAGGAAACAAGCTGGATGTGATGATGTTGCCAAAGGTCGAAGGCGCCTGGGATATCCACTACCTCGACCAGTTGCTTGCACAGTTGGAGGCCCGCGCCGGCATCACCCGGCCGATCATGATCCACGCCATTCTGGAAACCGCACAAGGGGTAAAGAATGTCGAGGAAATCGCGGCAGCCAGCCCGCGCATGCACGGCATGTCACTGGGCCCTGCCGATCTCGCAGCTTCGCGCGGCATGAAAACCACCCGTGTCGGTGGTGGACATCCCCACTACGGCGTTTTGGCAGACGGTTCCGTCCATGGTGCCAGAGACAGTTCAGCGCGGCCGTTCTACCAGCAGGACCTGTGGCACTACACGGTCGGCAAGATGGTCGATGCCTGCGCAGCAAACGGTATCAAGGCGTTTTACGGCCCGTTTGGCGATTTTTCTGACCCTGATGCCTGTGAGGCACAGTTCCGCAACGCATTCCTGCAGGGTTGCCTCGGGGCATGGTCACTCCACCCGTCACAGGTCGAGATTGCCAAGCGGGTCTTCTCACCCGATCCGGCAGAGGTGAAGTTTGCACTCAGGATTCTCGAAGCCATGCCCGACGGTACCGGCGCCGTCATGATTGACGGAAAAATGCAGGATGACGCCACCTGGAAACAGGCCCGCGTCATAGCTGATCTGGCCCGGCTGGTTGCAGCCAAGGAGCCGGACATGGCGGAAATTTATGGTTTATAA
- the hspQ gene encoding heat shock protein HspQ, which yields MIAINRQARFGIGQVVKHRLFPFRGVIFDVDPTFSNTEEWWDSIPEETRPSKDQPFYHLLAENEETEYIAYVSEQNLLADDTGDPVRHPQIPEFFETYDPEKHTYLPRDSATH from the coding sequence ATGATCGCGATCAACAGACAGGCACGATTCGGAATAGGACAGGTGGTAAAGCATCGCCTGTTCCCGTTTCGTGGTGTCATCTTCGATGTCGATCCCACGTTCTCAAACACTGAGGAATGGTGGGATTCCATCCCGGAGGAAACCCGGCCCTCCAAGGACCAGCCGTTTTACCATCTGCTGGCCGAAAACGAGGAAACCGAATACATAGCCTATGTATCGGAGCAAAACCTGCTTGCCGACGACACCGGCGACCCGGTACGCCATCCGCAGATCCCCGAGTTTTTCGAAACTTATGATCCGGAAAAGCATACCTACCTGCCGCGCGACAGCGCAACTCACTGA
- a CDS encoding extracellular solute-binding protein: MNMMLRLLYACMVWLALAAPVQAEPRHAIAMLGEPALPADYTHFPYVNPDAPKGGALRMARTGSFDSVNPFIIKGQAVAGPRTLVFESLLARSRAEPFTLYGHIAETIDVNTERTEVTFRINPKARFSDGEPIQADDIVYSLETLRDHGRPNHRTYYSKVASIETPDNLTVRMKLEPGDRELVLILGLMPVLPRHVFEKRDFEQTTLDKLVGSGPYVFDKIDAGDHVIYRRDPNYWAKDLPGTRGQFNYDTIRYDYYRDTQGAFEAFKKGESMLRTEGDASRWAVGYADVEDKPVVLETVNVGLPKPAWSLVFNTRRSIFADKRVREALILTFDFEWINKNLFHDKMQRTQGFFYGSALSAIDRPATANEREMLRLAGADIRADILDGTFSLPVSDGSGRDRKNLRKALKLLNEAGWKTGTNGVENSNGQGLSFEITVASRPQERIALAWQRMLRTIGVDMSIRQVDSAQFQRRLQTYDFDMIPFIWSNSLSPGNEQAFYWGSQGRSQDGTRNYMGADDPAIDKMIAQLLSARNKASFEDAVRGLDRLLLEGHYALQLFHPPGQWLARWNQVRRPAQPSLAGFLPQTGWIENQ; the protein is encoded by the coding sequence ATGAATATGATGCTCAGACTGCTTTATGCATGCATGGTTTGGTTGGCGCTGGCAGCGCCGGTGCAGGCTGAGCCCAGGCACGCCATCGCCATGCTCGGTGAACCGGCATTGCCGGCCGATTACACGCATTTTCCATACGTGAATCCGGACGCACCAAAAGGCGGCGCCCTGCGCATGGCACGAACGGGGAGCTTTGACAGCGTCAATCCGTTTATCATCAAGGGCCAGGCCGTGGCCGGACCGCGCACGCTGGTGTTTGAAAGTCTGCTGGCGCGTTCGCGCGCAGAACCATTCACACTGTACGGCCATATCGCGGAGACCATCGACGTCAATACGGAACGCACCGAGGTAACCTTCCGGATAAATCCGAAGGCCCGGTTTTCTGACGGTGAACCAATCCAGGCTGACGACATTGTGTATTCACTGGAGACGCTGCGCGATCACGGACGTCCCAACCACCGCACCTACTATTCAAAGGTGGCGTCCATCGAAACACCCGACAATCTGACGGTCCGGATGAAACTTGAGCCTGGTGACAGGGAACTGGTGCTTATTCTCGGCCTGATGCCGGTTCTTCCCAGGCACGTATTTGAAAAACGTGACTTTGAGCAAACCACGCTGGACAAGCTTGTCGGCTCGGGACCTTATGTTTTCGATAAGATCGATGCCGGTGATCACGTCATCTATCGCCGCGACCCGAATTACTGGGCAAAGGACCTGCCCGGTACGCGCGGCCAGTTCAATTACGACACTATTCGCTATGACTACTACCGCGATACGCAAGGCGCATTCGAAGCCTTCAAGAAGGGCGAGTCGATGTTGCGGACCGAAGGTGATGCCTCACGCTGGGCCGTTGGCTATGCGGATGTCGAAGACAAGCCGGTGGTGCTGGAAACCGTCAACGTCGGCCTGCCGAAACCGGCCTGGTCCCTGGTATTCAATACCCGCCGGTCAATATTTGCAGACAAGCGGGTGCGCGAAGCACTGATCCTGACCTTCGATTTTGAATGGATCAACAAGAACCTGTTTCATGACAAGATGCAGCGCACGCAAGGATTTTTCTACGGTTCTGCTCTCAGCGCTATCGACCGGCCCGCCACGGCAAACGAACGCGAAATGCTCAGGCTTGCAGGCGCAGACATCCGGGCCGATATCCTGGACGGCACATTTTCCCTGCCGGTTTCGGACGGATCCGGACGGGACAGAAAAAACCTCCGCAAAGCCCTGAAATTGCTGAATGAAGCCGGGTGGAAAACCGGTACAAACGGTGTTGAGAATTCGAACGGCCAGGGTCTGTCATTTGAAATAACTGTGGCCAGCAGACCACAGGAACGCATCGCGCTGGCATGGCAGCGCATGTTGCGGACCATAGGTGTCGATATGTCAATCCGGCAGGTTGATTCAGCGCAGTTCCAGCGGCGTTTGCAAACCTATGACTTCGACATGATCCCGTTTATCTGGTCCAACTCACTGTCGCCGGGTAACGAACAGGCGTTCTATTGGGGATCTCAGGGCCGTAGCCAGGACGGTACCCGCAATTACATGGGAGCGGATGACCCGGCAATCGACAAGATGATCGCGCAGCTCCTGTCGGCGCGGAACAAGGCGTCATTTGAAGACGCTGTTCGTGGCCTGGACCGTTTGCTGCTGGAAGGTCACTACGCTTTGCAACTGTTCCATCCCCCCGGACAATGGCTGGCACGCTGGAACCAGGTCAGGCGACCTGCCCAGCCTTCACTTGCCGGGTTCCTTCCTCAAACCGGCTGGATTGAGAACCAATGA
- a CDS encoding AMP-binding protein, with amino-acid sequence MTGFTGELPPARFNLTRYCLAQSAREHADKIALTIADGTSYHTLSFAEIEDIVLRLASAFRLLGFERGARILIRMGNSFDYAAVFFAANAAELVPIPASSMLSADEISFVLADSQAAAIVHDGVLDLPDLPVGCRLITPGDTATFKSGPRGQYADTASTTPAYMVYTSGTSGRPKGVLHAQRAVWGRRPMYQGWYGLTPGDTILHTGAFNWTYTLGTALFDPWANGASSIVYTGPRDRSIWLRLIADLNPTILASVPALYRQMLSDGGLSPDTIGSLRHGLTAGEAIFPGLQKEWLETTGIALYEALGMSEISTYISSSPHVPTKPGSPGKPQMNRSVCILPVSGDDEPLQPGETGLIGVHRSDPGMMLRYWNRPDDDHTVYRGDWFVGGDLGHFDDEGYIWYEGRNDDVMTSFGYRISPLEVEVTLMRHPAIQQVGVTEVELNPGMKLVTAFVVMREHETLTASDVIDFASNSLARYKVPKQVFFVAALPQSSNGKIIRKNLSSLLKQSKDHANDD; translated from the coding sequence ATGACAGGTTTTACCGGCGAACTGCCGCCAGCCAGGTTCAACCTGACCCGGTACTGCCTTGCCCAGAGCGCCCGGGAACACGCAGACAAGATCGCACTGACAATTGCCGACGGCACCAGTTATCACACACTGAGTTTTGCCGAGATTGAGGACATTGTGCTCCGGCTGGCATCCGCGTTCAGGCTGCTCGGATTTGAGCGCGGCGCCCGCATCCTGATCCGGATGGGCAACAGTTTTGATTATGCAGCCGTGTTCTTCGCAGCCAACGCCGCCGAACTGGTACCGATACCGGCCTCATCGATGTTGTCGGCCGACGAGATATCTTTCGTCCTGGCAGACAGCCAGGCGGCTGCCATTGTCCACGACGGTGTGCTTGACCTGCCTGATTTACCGGTGGGCTGCAGGCTGATTACCCCCGGTGACACTGCCACGTTCAAGTCCGGACCCCGCGGCCAGTACGCCGACACGGCTTCCACCACACCAGCCTATATGGTGTACACGTCCGGAACCTCAGGCCGCCCCAAAGGGGTGTTGCATGCACAACGCGCCGTATGGGGACGCCGTCCCATGTATCAGGGCTGGTATGGTTTGACGCCCGGAGACACGATCCTGCACACAGGCGCCTTCAACTGGACCTACACATTGGGAACCGCCCTGTTTGACCCGTGGGCCAACGGCGCAAGTTCCATCGTCTATACTGGTCCGCGCGACCGCTCGATCTGGCTCAGGTTGATCGCAGATCTCAACCCCACAATCTTGGCCTCCGTCCCGGCATTGTACCGCCAGATGCTCAGCGATGGCGGACTGTCACCTGATACAATCGGCTCGCTTCGCCACGGCCTGACTGCCGGAGAAGCAATTTTTCCCGGCCTGCAGAAGGAGTGGCTGGAAACAACCGGCATCGCGCTATATGAAGCGTTGGGGATGAGCGAAATCTCCACCTATATCTCCAGTTCTCCGCACGTGCCCACCAAGCCCGGCAGCCCCGGAAAACCACAAATGAACCGTAGCGTTTGCATATTGCCGGTATCGGGCGACGACGAACCATTACAGCCCGGTGAAACCGGACTGATCGGCGTCCATCGCTCTGACCCCGGAATGATGTTGCGATACTGGAACCGCCCCGACGATGACCATACCGTATATCGCGGAGACTGGTTCGTGGGCGGCGATCTCGGGCATTTCGACGACGAAGGCTACATCTGGTATGAAGGCCGCAATGACGATGTCATGACGTCTTTCGGTTACCGTATCTCGCCACTGGAAGTTGAAGTTACCCTGATGCGTCACCCTGCTATTCAGCAGGTCGGTGTTACCGAGGTCGAACTCAATCCGGGCATGAAACTGGTCACGGCATTTGTCGTCATGCGCGAACACGAAACTTTGACGGCGTCCGACGTGATCGATTTTGCATCAAACTCCCTGGCACGCTACAAGGTACCAAAGCAGGTCTTCTTTGTTGCGGCATTGCCGCAATCCAGCAACGGCAAGATCATCAGAAAGAACCTGTCCTCATTGCTCAAGCAATCCAAGGATCACGCCAATGACGACTGA
- a CDS encoding DsbA family protein, which produces MTTDPADTIEIDVISDVMCPWCYIGKRRLEKALAMVPDVPVDIRWRPFQLDHTIPESGMDRKEYLRNKFGSDEQAAQVYGPVRAAGKDEEIPFEFDKITISPNTLNAHRVIRWAMAEGVQDAAVERLFQLYFIEGANLTDKKVLADAAVEAGLERAVVERLLESEADLEETRAEISQAQQMGVTGVPAFIIGSRYAVMGAREPEAIAQAIAEVVKERSAPAGNA; this is translated from the coding sequence ATGACGACTGACCCCGCCGACACAATCGAGATCGATGTAATCTCGGACGTCATGTGCCCATGGTGCTACATTGGCAAGCGCCGTCTGGAAAAGGCACTTGCCATGGTTCCCGATGTGCCGGTGGATATTCGCTGGCGTCCTTTTCAACTCGACCACACGATTCCCGAATCCGGGATGGACCGAAAGGAATACCTGCGCAACAAGTTCGGCTCCGATGAACAGGCCGCACAGGTCTACGGGCCGGTTCGTGCTGCAGGCAAGGACGAGGAAATTCCCTTCGAATTCGACAAGATAACCATCTCCCCGAATACGCTGAATGCTCACCGGGTCATTCGCTGGGCCATGGCGGAAGGCGTGCAGGACGCAGCCGTCGAACGGTTGTTCCAGCTGTATTTTATCGAAGGTGCCAATCTGACCGACAAGAAAGTACTCGCGGATGCAGCGGTTGAAGCAGGCCTTGAGCGAGCCGTCGTCGAACGCCTGCTTGAAAGTGAAGCAGACCTTGAAGAGACCAGGGCCGAAATCTCCCAGGCGCAGCAAATGGGCGTTACCGGCGTGCCTGCCTTCATCATCGGCAGCAGGTACGCGGTCATGGGCGCCCGCGAACCCGAAGCCATTGCTCAGGCCATTGCCGAAGTGGTCAAGGAACGCTCCGCGCCGGCGGGCAATGCCTGA
- a CDS encoding TerB family tellurite resistance protein, translating to MHVVLGILGVLGALTFWYYRMKYISEATSEVADVVGRIQGQFRTAKLKKKAGESPITSIGEPIVAAAALMISIAELDDPLSEPEIASIRDQLSELTRPDAVEEAYVYARWATEQVIDTNNVILRLKNMLNEKLNSDERRELLAMVTTAAQAGGDLNDEQIQAIATLNRSLNLS from the coding sequence ATGCATGTTGTACTGGGTATTCTCGGTGTGCTGGGGGCCTTGACGTTCTGGTATTACCGGATGAAGTACATCAGCGAAGCTACCAGCGAAGTCGCCGATGTTGTCGGTCGCATTCAAGGACAATTTCGAACGGCCAAACTGAAGAAGAAAGCCGGCGAGTCTCCCATAACATCAATTGGCGAACCTATCGTTGCAGCGGCAGCATTGATGATTTCCATCGCGGAGTTGGACGATCCTCTCAGCGAACCGGAGATCGCTTCAATTCGGGATCAGCTTTCCGAGCTGACCCGCCCCGATGCCGTGGAAGAGGCGTATGTTTATGCTCGCTGGGCAACCGAGCAGGTGATTGATACAAACAATGTAATTTTGCGGCTGAAAAACATGCTCAACGAGAAACTCAATTCAGATGAACGCCGCGAGTTACTGGCAATGGTAACGACAGCCGCGCAGGCAGGCGGAGACTTGAATGACGAGCAGATTCAGGCGATCGCAACCCTTAACAGGTCTCTCAATCTAAGTTGA